The genomic region TGCATTGAAAAGGGTAGATTTACCAACGTTTGGTAAACCAACGATACCACATTTAAAACCCATGATGATAATCCTGCTGTTTATTGCGCTTTAAACGAATGTAGACGGTTTTGCGCTTTCTTCAAGCCGTCTTGTTGCCAAATGGCGAAGCATCGAGCCGCTTCGTCGACACACTGGTCGAGTAATGCTTGTTCGTTTTGTGGGGCTTTACCTAACACAAAACCACTGACTCGGTCTTTATGGCCTGGATGGCCGATACCAATTCGCAAGCGATAGAAATCTTTATTGTTTGCCATGCAAGCGATAATGTCTCGTAACCCATTATGGCCACCATGACCGCCACCTTGTTTGATTTTTACTACACCAGGGTCTAAGTCAAGCTCATCGTGAGCAACTAAGATATTGTCAACTGGAATACGGAAAAAGTTCGCTAACGGAGCAACTGCTTTACCGCTACGATTCATAAAGGTTGTTGGGATCAATAAATGGACAACGTTAGAGCCAATCAGGCCTTTACCGTATACACCATGGTATTTTTTGTCGGGAGACAGGGATATATTATATTGTCTAGCAAGTTCTTCAACAAACCAGACGCCTGCATTGTGGCGTGTTTTGGAATATTCGGGGCCTGGATTACCCAGGCCCACAACCAACTGAATATTAGTCGTCAAGGTTACCCTCGCGATTATTCTTCAGTTGTTTCTTCTGCAGCTTCTTCGCTACCGCCTTTAGGAGCATTCACTGTAACAACAGCTTGGTCGTGATCTGCACCTTTAGCTAGTTCTACAGATACAACACCGTTTGGTAGTTTGATATCTGAAAGGTGTAGAGTTTGACCTG from Thalassotalea sp. Sam97 harbors:
- the pth gene encoding aminoacyl-tRNA hydrolase produces the protein MTTNIQLVVGLGNPGPEYSKTRHNAGVWFVEELARQYNISLSPDKKYHGVYGKGLIGSNVVHLLIPTTFMNRSGKAVAPLANFFRIPVDNILVAHDELDLDPGVVKIKQGGGHGGHNGLRDIIACMANNKDFYRLRIGIGHPGHKDRVSGFVLGKAPQNEQALLDQCVDEAARCFAIWQQDGLKKAQNRLHSFKAQ